Genomic DNA from Halorussus rarus:
TACGGGCGACCGGGCGAGCCGGTGCGCGCGACGGTCGGCGAGGCCAGAACCGCCTTCGACCTGCTCCGGGCGAGCGAGGACGAGTTCGTCGAGCGCCTGACGGCGGGCGACCGGGAGAAGCCGCCGAACTTCGAGCGGATTATCGCGGTCAACCGCGGCGCCGAGGACGTGCCGATGGACGAAGCGACCGAACTGGAGCTGGGGCCGAACAACTGCTCTGCGTAACGCAGTCAGACGCCCTTTCGAGTAGGTGACTCGCCGTTTTCGCCCCGTCCACTCGGTCGTCCGGAGTCCCGGTGCTAACCGAAGATAAATTTGATACTGCTATATCGAATATCCGTCATCGGACCGTTCCGTCTCCCCCTACGACCTTCCTCGAACAGCCCGGACGCGAGCTAGTATGCCCGGAATCGGACGTTTCGGTCGATTCACCGGAACAGCAGGTCGAGCTGGTGGGCGACGTACACCAGTTCCGCGTCGTCGATCTGGTCGCGTCGCTCGACTGCCCACTCGGTCAGCCGCCGGTCCGGCACCGCGGCCTCAGCGCGAACTGCGCGCTCGATCAGTGCGACGATGCAACGCAGGAAGTAGCGCTCGTCGGCGGGATACCCCCCGTCGCGCGGCCGGACCACCCAGTCGGAGCCGCCGGCCGCGAGGACGCCCGCGCCCCCGGTCTCCTCCGCAGGTTCAGCATCTTCGGACGCGAGCGCGAGCAGGCGCCGGCCCGCCTCGCTCTCGCCCGAGGCGTCGAGGTGGCGGTGGAACGCGTCGAACAGTTCTTCTTCGAAGCCGGGGTCGGCGGACGGCTCGAACGCGGTCTCGCCGTCGTAGGTGATAGGACAGTACGCCAGGCCGTCGGGTGCCAGCGCGTCCCGGAACGCCGCGAGCGCGTCGGCCGGGTCCACCAGGTCGACGAAGGCGTGGGCGACCACGAGGTCGGCCGGCTCGTCGAGCGACGCGAGGAACTCGAAGGCGTCGGCGGTCCGGAACGCCACCTCGACCCGCCGGTGCCCTCGCGAGCAGACGAATCGGTCGCCTGCGCGCCGGATCGCATAGCCGAGCGCGGCGGCGCGCGCGGGCAGGCGCTCGCGCGCGGCCGCGACGTTTCGTTCTTCGATGTCGACCGCGGTGTAGCGCACGCGGTCGGGGGGCCACGACCGGGCGAGCAGTCGGGTGACCGCCGACCCGGTGCCTGCGCCCACCTCGACCGCGCGGAGTCGGTCGCGGTCCCGGAGTTCCTCGGCGAGGCGAGTCTCGACGCGCCGGTTCAGCGCCCGGTCGTCGACGCTCCGTTTCGCGGAGAGGTACCGCCGGAAGTTCACTGTCGGGCCTCCTCCCCGGGTCGGCCGGGTTGCGGCGTCGATTCCCGCCCCTCGGCGACTGCTTCGAGGAAGCGCCGGGCCTTCCCCATCGACTCGTCCCAGCTCGGGTGGCGCTCAAACCGGCGGCGGGCGGCGATCCCCATCTCGCGCAGGCGCTCGCGGTCGACCAGGACGGTCTCGACCGCCTCGGCGACCGCCGCGGCGTCGCCCGGCGGGACGAGGAACCCGTCCTCGCCGTGGGTGACGAGTTCGGGTGCGCCCCCGGCCGTCGTCGCGAGCGCGGGGAGGCCGAACGCCATCCCCTCCAGGTAGGCGA
This window encodes:
- a CDS encoding class I SAM-dependent methyltransferase, whose product is MNFRRYLSAKRSVDDRALNRRVETRLAEELRDRDRLRAVEVGAGTGSAVTRLLARSWPPDRVRYTAVDIEERNVAAARERLPARAAALGYAIRRAGDRFVCSRGHRRVEVAFRTADAFEFLASLDEPADLVVAHAFVDLVDPADALAAFRDALAPDGLAYCPITYDGETAFEPSADPGFEEELFDAFHRHLDASGESEAGRRLLALASEDAEPAEETGGAGVLAAGGSDWVVRPRDGGYPADERYFLRCIVALIERAVRAEAAVPDRRLTEWAVERRDQIDDAELVYVAHQLDLLFR